The nucleotide sequence GCCATCTTCCAAAAACTCACCGAGAAAAAAGCCCTTACCCCCGAAGAAGAAAAAGAATGGGAGCGCATCAAATCTCGTTTCGACGCAGCCTGCAAGCGCGCCTACGAGTATAAAATTCCTATTTTGGTAGACGCCGAAGAAAGCTGGATGCAAACTGCTGCCGATGACCTCGTAGAAGAGATGATGCAGAAGTACAACAAAGAAGAACCTATCGTATACAATACCTTGCAAATGTACCGCCACGACCGTTTGCCTTACCTAAAAGAACTTTATGAACGTGCCGTAGATAAAGGCTTCTACATAGGCGTAAAAATCGTACGAGGTGCCTATATGGAAAAAGAAAACGAACGCGCTGCCGAGCTAGGCTACCCCACTCCCATTTGCCCCAGCAAGCAAGCAACCGACGATAATTATAACGCTGTTGTGCGCTATATTATTGACCATATCGATAGGATTGCGCTCTTTGCAGGTACTCACAACGAAGAAAGTGCTGCCCTAGTAATGGATTTGATGCACAAAAAAGGCTTGCAACCTAACGACAAACGCGTGTGGATAGCACAACTCTACGGTATGAGCGACCATATCAGCTTCAATGCCTCTAAGGAAGGCTATAACGTAGCCAAGTATTTGCCTTTTGGTCCCGTGCGCGAAGTGATGCCTTACCTTATCCGCCGAGCCGAAGAAAATACATCAGTAGCAGGGCAAACAGGACGTGAACTCACTTTGCTAAAAGCAGAGAAAAAGCGCCGAAAAGAAACTGCTAATCAGTAAAAATAAGTTTTTATTATTCGTTGCAACTCTCGTTTTTGCACTTCTCGCAAAAACGAGAGTTCTTTTTATTCCCAATTACTACCCTCTTACCTTCGCTCATTGTTCGTCATTTCTCTATCTGCCCGTTCGAATCGCACCGTCTTTTGTTCGTTCTTTGTTCGTTCTTTGTTCGTTCTTTGTTCGTTCTTTGTTCGTCTTTTGTTCGTTAATTATTTATCCGCCCGTGTGGCTCACACTATCTGCACGTGCGGCTCGCACCTGTTCGTGTGGCTCACACCAGCCCGTGAGGCTCGCACTGTCACTCGCCATTGATTTGGTATTTTTGGCATTATTGGCATTATTGGTATTAAATTAGTTGCTAATTCAAAAAAAAGTTGTACTTTTGCGTGATTTTCTATCTTAAAACAAAAAATATAAGAATGGCACGTTCCATCGATTCATTTAACAAACGAAGATTAATTACCTCCTATTTTTCGGTAATAGTGAGCATTACCTTAGTGCTCTTTCTTATGGGCTTTTTTAGTTTTTTAGTATTAAGTGCTAATAAATTAGCCAATTACTTCAAAGAGCAAGTAACCGTTACCGTCTTGATAAAGGACGACGCTAAAAATGCCGACATCGAACAGTTACAGAAAACTCTTTCGGTAGCGAGTTTTGTAAAGTCAGTGCGTTTCGTATCAAAAGAAGTTGCTGCCGAAAAGTTCAGTAAGGATATCGGCGAAGATTTTGTTACCTTCATCGGTACTAATCCTCTGCAAAACACCATTGATTTAAGCCTAAAAGCCGAATATGCCGAGCCCGATAAGATGCGCGAAATCAAACGTGAGTTAGAGCAAAACTCTTTTGTTACCGAAGTAGTGTACGACCAATCTTTGGTAGCTCTTATCCACGAAAATGTGAACAGAATAGGTATTGTTACATTAATTTTCAGCGCCCTATTCACTTTTGTATCTATCTTGCTTATCAATGCCTCTATTCGCCTCTCCATTTATTCCAAACGTTTTATCATCAAAACAATGCAATTAGTAGGGGCTACGCGCAGTTTCATACGCCGTCCGTTTTTATGGACAAATGTACGCTTGGGCATTCTCAGTGCTCTAATAGCCATAGTGCTTTTCTATCTATCGCTATTGGCTATTGTAAAATCATACCCTGAGTTTAATATCTTAATGGACACTGGTACTTTAAGCATTGTTTTCATAAGCATTATAACCATTGGGATACTCATCAGTTGGCTAAGCACCTATTTTGCTACACAACGTTTCCTAAACCTCAATACCAACGACCTTTATTATTAACCATTAATCATTAATAATTAATCACTGATGAAACATCATTCAACTTTCATTTTTGAAAAGAAAAACTATCTTATTATGGCTATTGGCTTAATAGTAATAGCCCTTGGTTTTATAACAATGAGCGGTGGTGGTAGCGATAATCCCGCTGTGTTCGACCCCTCTATTTTCAATTTCCGACGTATTCACTTAGCTCCTGCTTTGGTACTTTTAGGTTTTGCCATTGAAATTTACGCCATTCTGGTAAATCCTAAAACTGATAAAAAACAAGACGAAAAATAAGAATGAGTACACTGCAAGCTATTATTATTGCTATTATCGAAGGACTTACCGAGTACCTTCCTATCTCATCAACCGCACATATGGGCTTTACCGCTGCCCTTATGGGAATGCCCGACGATGAGTATTTGAAAATGTTTCAAGTCTCCATACAGTTTGGTGCTATCCTCTCGATAGTAGTACTGTATTGGCGCAAGTTCTTCGACTTTTCTAATTGGAACTTCTATTTCAAATTAGCTTGTGCCGTTATCCCTGCTCTTATATTAGGTAAGCTTTTCGATGATAAGATTGAAGCAGTTTTGGGCAACCAAAAAGCGATTGCTATTACCCTAATTGTCGGCGGTATTATCCTTATTTTTGTAGACAATTGGTTCAAACATCCTACGATTCACAACGAGAAAGACATCACAATAAAGAAAGCCGTTACTATTGGTTTTTGGCAGTGTTTAGCAATGATGCCAGGCACTTCGCGCTCTGCTGCTTCTATTATTGGTGGAATGACGCAAGGGCTCACTCGCAAAGCTGCCGCTGAGTTCTCTTTCTTCTTAGCCGTTCCTACAATGCTGGCTGTAACCGTGTATTCTATTTTCTTGAAGAAATGGGGTACTGCCCAGGAGAAAGGCTACGAGCTGATAATGAAAACTGATGAGAGTTTTTGGTTGTTTATCATAGGTAATGTAATAGCTTTTGTGGTAGCAATGATAGCCGTGAAATTCTTTATACATATCCTCACCAAATTTGGTTTTAAAGTATGGGGCATTTACCGCATTGTTATTGGAGCAGTATTACTGATTTATTTCTCAATTAACAATTAATTATCTTTCCCTCCTACCCTTACCTTTTACTTTTTACCTTTTTTCACAAAATGAAAATATTACTTTTAATTGTAGCTTTCTGTTTTATTCTCATTCAATCTATAAAAGCTCAAACCGATAGCTTATCAGTACTCCACGAGTCGGTACTCACAGCCGATACTTTGCAAGTAGCTACTGAAAAACCTAAACTCAAACAGGTATTACTTCCTGCTTCTCTCATTACCTTAGGAGTTATCTCCAACGCTACTTATATCAATCGTTATGTACAACGACACGCTTATAGATATTCCGGCGGACAGAAGTTGCGCTTCGATGATTATATACAGTATCTACCTATTGCTAGCGTCTTTGCTTATAGCAATTTAGGTATAAAAGCCAAGCACAGTGTAAAGGAACGGCTCATAGTAGGAGCTACCGCTTATGCCATTACGGCAGCCTTAGTAAATGGAGTAAAATATAGTGTCA is from Capnocytophaga ochracea DSM 7271 and encodes:
- a CDS encoding phosphatase PAP2 family protein, with translation MKILLLIVAFCFILIQSIKAQTDSLSVLHESVLTADTLQVATEKPKLKQVLLPASLITLGVISNATYINRYVQRHAYRYSGGQKLRFDDYIQYLPIASVFAYSNLGIKAKHSVKERLIVGATAYAITAALVNGVKYSVRIHRPDESAYNSFPSGHTATAFTGMEILWQEYKDENIWVGISGYAIATTVGAMRLYNNRHWIGDVLVGAGIGILSAKTAYWLLPYTSKWLTRKEKSLVQIAVYPVYSEEMKGVGLTLFR
- a CDS encoding DUF3098 domain-containing protein, which translates into the protein MKHHSTFIFEKKNYLIMAIGLIVIALGFITMSGGGSDNPAVFDPSIFNFRRIHLAPALVLLGFAIEIYAILVNPKTDKKQDEK
- a CDS encoding proline dehydrogenase family protein; this encodes MSRFSDTQTAFALKSQSELNWAYRLFKLIGSNTLTRVGTALTNFSLKLRLPVEGLIKRTVFKQFCGGISEQDCLPVIQKMHQKGVGSVLDYSVEGKEDESSIEATFEKTMETIDFGNLHRNEGIPIVVFKPTGFGRFAIFQKLTEKKALTPEEEKEWERIKSRFDAACKRAYEYKIPILVDAEESWMQTAADDLVEEMMQKYNKEEPIVYNTLQMYRHDRLPYLKELYERAVDKGFYIGVKIVRGAYMEKENERAAELGYPTPICPSKQATDDNYNAVVRYIIDHIDRIALFAGTHNEESAALVMDLMHKKGLQPNDKRVWIAQLYGMSDHISFNASKEGYNVAKYLPFGPVREVMPYLIRRAEENTSVAGQTGRELTLLKAEKKRRKETANQ
- a CDS encoding undecaprenyl-diphosphate phosphatase; the protein is MSTLQAIIIAIIEGLTEYLPISSTAHMGFTAALMGMPDDEYLKMFQVSIQFGAILSIVVLYWRKFFDFSNWNFYFKLACAVIPALILGKLFDDKIEAVLGNQKAIAITLIVGGIILIFVDNWFKHPTIHNEKDITIKKAVTIGFWQCLAMMPGTSRSAASIIGGMTQGLTRKAAAEFSFFLAVPTMLAVTVYSIFLKKWGTAQEKGYELIMKTDESFWLFIIGNVIAFVVAMIAVKFFIHILTKFGFKVWGIYRIVIGAVLLIYFSINN
- a CDS encoding cell division protein FtsX, which gives rise to MARSIDSFNKRRLITSYFSVIVSITLVLFLMGFFSFLVLSANKLANYFKEQVTVTVLIKDDAKNADIEQLQKTLSVASFVKSVRFVSKEVAAEKFSKDIGEDFVTFIGTNPLQNTIDLSLKAEYAEPDKMREIKRELEQNSFVTEVVYDQSLVALIHENVNRIGIVTLIFSALFTFVSILLINASIRLSIYSKRFIIKTMQLVGATRSFIRRPFLWTNVRLGILSALIAIVLFYLSLLAIVKSYPEFNILMDTGTLSIVFISIITIGILISWLSTYFATQRFLNLNTNDLYY